actaagcattattgcttagcgtgttgcttttgccacgcgtaggttctggagagaccgaccgagagcctaaTAGACCAGAGAGAAGTTTATAGCTTTCTAAGGAAACTGAATTACATTTCCTGATATATCTCTAATCTCATAGGCATGATAGAGATAATTTTCAAATTGCTaaaagagaataataatacaaaatGGGATGGGGATTATTAAGGATCTTTCAAAATGATCATGGAGTACGTATTGAATCCTCCCATCTTAATTAGTTCCCCTATACCTAGTAGACCATTGATCTTATACATGACAATTTTTTAAGTATCTATGGGTTATTTTTTAGGGCAGCATGATGATATGGAGAGATGAAATAGTGCCATTTATTATttaagcaaaaagttcaatgaacgCGAGGTGCAGTATTCATTTAggggaggatagcaaaatggcaagtcATGTTATCACAATATGACATTATTTACATAAcaagaatgtcacaccctacccctccgtaaggcataacatgatctcgtagtatacctaatgaattaccaacttcgtctattgataacccattaaatacgttacaagggattttaaacattttcttacttctttttatagtggtgagcactatttacaggtgttaaaaaaatttttaactgaagtgaaactagataacacatttgaagtattaataatttctgtaaaaattttggcagagtgccatctgcattttgaataaaacagttcttcaaaaacctgtaaaaagcacttccaatattttgttcaatccccaaactccaatatccaatcaacacaataagtttctcaacatttgccaactcaaatccacaataatttttcggtgttttcaaaagctaagataaaagaaatatatcacaatatttacaaaccaaaataatttacaaatttagtttacaactttaatatacaattttaatttacaactgctcaaaactaagaacaatatatacatacagtgaacatacattacaatacaaaatgcaaaatatggtatactcaatatacccgataaactcttAATGTAAcactagcagcttagtctgctgccctgtcagtttgtctacctgcgacagcaatgaaaagctatcactgagccaatgtctcagtggtgcacaacattaacaaaatgcaactttaaatcataaatcataagtcgtataaatagtagatacttaaaaccatagttaaattcaaagacagtgaatgtcataaagaatttaaactccatttcacaatatcacaataaatatcaataaatcatacacatagcttaatcatgatttcatagtccaattcgtcccaaaagccgatggctagtgaggaataacatagctagctagcaataatatgagtactcattttattcgtcctcaataggcacacacctcaacacttcagccagagagggaattcaaagtcaattcatcccagtagacaagctagcgaggaattcaatcaatatacatgatagctgtggtttcaaaccatttacaatgttttcaagcaataagtatccatcgaatatcattcaaataaattttcacaatttaaacaataatagacaaattgtcataattcatttcaattgaaaattcaaatgaaataactgttgtgcacaaacctctgaagtgtagcctcttggccctgactcagttgttccttcccttttcctgagtctttgctaactgaaacacacaatttaaagtgtttcagtactcatttatactgtctctaacaataaggttcaataattaatttatttaattctattttctttAGTAGTCAACctttaatgttgacctttaatgcactctagggaaataagttttaatgttaccaatatgtcatattttatagccttttagtgttagtacatgttaccaaattcattttcaagtatattgcattttattgcaatttgctggatttcggtatactaatttgacctagccgaattacctagttccctcgatttttggattttggtccaaactacaaacttgtaggtctatgtcttattgcacgcggggaaaaatttcaggtcattctaagttgtgtagaccaagttatggtcaatttaccaatgctagacagaatgcaccaaaatgataggcttaggtcattttcacttcggccagttttggtacttaaacttgtgcaagctatttgtcttggttctggccatttttgggctttgatgtcttcataagaattgtagatctatgtctaaactattcatgataaaaatttcaggtcaattggacctgttttgagtaagttatggtcaaaacactaactgctacccaaatggttaattttcaggctttcaagtcactaatccggatttggtcatttttcaagtcaccttctaggtagaatttaggtaaactttcttcatgaaagttggcacattttgtggctagtttcacctccaattggcctcataccaattggagtcatacacttaaggttctaagctaaaacatacactgccctgctacacactcttcatcacttaccaattacacattctatacttaccaagctaactctttcatgccaattctggtttgtaccatatcattaacacacttaacaacacattttggtcattttggacagcttgtaaccattctcaacatacacattataactcagaattttctaaagtccatttacataatttaactaCATGAACATACCgcatttacatgtctaaatccaaacaattatacacatacacatgctgccaccataagaatcataattcaataaaccaaaccatgaaacaacacatttctaactAAACTTTAAGGTTGCCGAATCACCTCATGAACACATCTCCTTTaaatttgctttcaagcttccaaaaccaagtgcactatcacacatacacttagtacacattgtctaaatcatttctatacacataaacacttacatcaacatcttaaacaaccatttacaagtgaaaacaagctacacatggtgagttcccatggctgccgaaatggtgtttcaccattaatccatcaaacttcaaaacttcctccacaaaacaactcaccacaacatccactgaaagtttaatgaaacaaaaatggaaaatactcacttaccacttttgaagcttgatcaaaacctcactaaacttcttaaaattgctatcaaactcttccttgcaaggtgaggattaactttaatgaagggacttGGTGGAAATGATGGCTCAAAATGggttgcatgaagctttctcttaATCGACCATGGAGGTTTCTCCCAAGGAAGTTTCGGTTGgttgtcccaaggttgaagatgacaaaaTTTTCTGTCCATATGCTGATTAAAAGTCCACttaggtgatgttagtggagcactaatgaagtTATAATATTTGTTTAAATCAAAAGTTTCACATTTCCCACATTtagcctcatttcttttactatttaaattatggaccaccattttaattttcatggtattttcaaagtttaatgtcatttatttttaatggacatttaggtcaaaaggcaactcgagatgtcaaatgaccacaatgcccctattcgggttgcattcccgatttttcggtaacactgagttttatcgttttctcgatttcttgtttttctttgtactaattaattaatttttctttaatatttctaatgatatttatacttcaataagtctttaattgtgtctcgaaactaaattccgagggttccctgcagtcctggggtcggctattgtctGCCTGTAACTTCCTCAGACGGTCACCCATCTTTGCAgtctttggctcgtttaacttagtttcatttcattgctattattttttctttgtttttcttgtattttcttttcttgtatttcattattttatgtctcctcactaacttttaaatgtagttctaggcattctattgTCAGGACACAATCGGTCATCGAACAGAGAACGCACtcacgaacataggggtgttacaaagaaagGCAATTAAAGGGAGCATGATAATAGATCTTTTGGCAGAAAATCAGAGTGATGACAGTAAGGCCTTAGATTTTGAATTCCCAATGATATATTAATGCAGTAGAAGAATAAACGGAGGGGCAAAGTGATGCatagaaaatttattttgatggggCAATTAACCTTTTTAGATTGTGGAATAGGAGTAGTTTTAGTATCCCTTGAAGGGAAACATTTCCTAGTTAtggtcaagttgagatttgagtgCATTAATAGTACTGTTGAGTATGAAGCCTGTGTCAGTGGTTTGTAAGCTATTATTAAGATGaaggaaaagaaattaaaagtatGTGGAGATTTAACTTTGAtaatttaccaagtcaaaggggaatgtcAAATCCCGGATCTAAAGTTAATCCCATACAAGAAGCATCTTTCAGAGTTGATTGAAAAGTTTGATGAAATCTCATTCGCACATTTAGGCCATGAAAAGAATCAGTTTGCAGACACTTTAGTCACTTTGGCAATTATGACCTGAATAGAAGCAAGAGTAGAGGCACAACTATTACCACTACGAAAAAATAAGGTCAATCCTAGTATTGAAATAAGGGCGAGCTATGAAAGTGCCTTTTTTATTTAAAAGCTTATCCTATGCCTTTGTTTAGTAGAAGTAATGCAAGAATATGCCTTTATTTAGAGGCAATTGACATAGGCATATTGAGCAAAACTTGTTAGTCTAGGTCAAATTTGTAGCAACAAATATTTAATTGCTTTTATGCGTTAAGTTTGTGTTGGAAAATTTCACATTTTATAAACATGCAATTGCtagttcagtgaattacttaactCTAACGTTTTCCTCTAAAATTATCCTTTTCTAATTTGCATCAACTAATATTATGCATTAAGCAAGCGTTCTTCTTGTGTTCAAATCTAGTTTAGTTTCTCAATGTATCTCTACTCTATTATTGATGGGAAACACTTTCAATTGATAAGACTATTGATTTTTAAAaggtattattttcttttttattcttattattattGATGGAAAACACAATTCAATGCTTTGtgaagttttcttttttttttttctctaaaattcTATGCTTTGTGTAACTGTTTCAGTCTTTTACATCTTGATGTCCTACATTCCCAATCCATAGTCATATTGAATTCTAAGGATTGCATTGCTTTCCCGTTAATTCaactaattgtttttttttttttttcatatatgatATTCCTTATATCTCTTCCTTGTTTACAAAGGCCGACCTAAAACATTGTGTTATGGTGATAACAATTACTTGTTAATGGATTCTTCTTTCTAAaaattgatataattttattttttaaatatggtGGTTATGCACCTAAATGCTAggtaaatttcatattaattcattttaattttaatttatataagtgATTGAGTTACTTTACATATAAAAATGACTCATCAAGTCATATTATAACCTAATCACTTATATCCACCCTTTCATTTGTATTCATTTCCAACGTGCATATATCTATTCCCAACACGGCTAAATTTCACTTGCAATTTTTGCAAAAGTCCACCTAAAAGCATTGCCTAAGTAGTGCAATCACATGTCAATATAGTATCCCATCAAACTCGAACATCTTGCAACTATTGTTAGGTGTATGTTCAAATGTATTTAAAGCAACAGAGTATACTTTTTGTTATTCATCAAGCCCTATGACTTCATTCCTGTGGgttcttttttcatttttcctttcATTTCTGTATAACTTCACAACAAACAAAAGAGATTCAAAAATTTTATTCCTGAACGACTGCAAACAATTTTCATGTGTAAACTTCTATTGATTGCTTTTCCATAGGAAGTGGTATCTTTGATATAGGTTTAGGGTAATGTGAAGCCTTCAAGTTATATGTTGTAGCTTGAAAGACAGCAAATATGCATATCGTCCCCTGCTTCTGGCTAAGTTTCCATAGCAAGAATAAACTGAAAAATGGGAGATTATGGAGTCTGTCAAGTATCTCCCCAAGAGAAAAGTCTATGTGGCTCATGATTAATGAAGAATGAAAGAATTGTATTATTAGGACTTAAAGGGTGTTAATTTTATGATTTGGAGGGGAGGAATTTTAAAAAGGGGTGAGGAGTAATTTAGAAAAAGGGGCATCGATGATGACGGGATGTTTTCTCCTATAGTGTCTTAATTGAATACAGTGAGAGAAAGGTTGGAAGGCTTTATATTGCTTAGAAAGTATCAACTTCTACAACTCTTGTTTTGTTTGCCCAGTTTTCCTTTGATTGTATTATAATAAACAATTTAACTGAAAAATTCATTTACTGCACTAAAGTCAGCATCTGGAGTTTATGATTGGAAGGCTGGCCTCTATGGCCAATGTATAAAATCTATACATTagagagagggagaaaaaatTTTATTCAAGGTGGTAAGGATTAGGTGGTTATCTGTTTTTTATGTTGAGAGTATAGCAAGAGTGAAAAGGCTTTCTTCAAGTGTTTTGCTTCTCTACAAGTTGCACGTAGCTGATTAGTTTTACGTGCAATGGCCACAACTCTGAGAGAAAATATCCTTGAGCTCCTTATTTTGGTTGTCTTATGCAATTGATCATGTTCTAATGCTGTTGTGGTACTCACTAGAAACTTCAAGTTCTAAGTCTAATTTTCACTTTGAAGTTTCACTTTTTAGTGGTGCTCTAGTTCTTAGTCCCAAACTTCAGTTGCATGTTTAGAAGCAGAGATGCATATGTGCACTGTGGATGCCAAGGATATGGGGAGAAAGAGACGAGAAAGTTAACTGCCATGAAGTTCTTATTGCAGAAATTTGTTGCTTACCTGATTTGATTGAATTCTAgatatatgtaatttttttttcagcATCGTTATTGATTGGAATATACTTTAGAGGGTTGCTTCTGTAATCTGATGTAAGCAAACATTTATCAATAAGACACGCATGACATCATGTATTGCTTGCTTAATTTGCATGTGGAATTTGTGTGTTTTAGGAGAGAATTCGGATTCAGAATTGGGACTCATACTGATGGAAACAAGAAAGTAAAACTTGGTAAAACAAGGAATAGCATTTTTCATTATAAAATAGGACCCCATTGCCCAATGTGAGTGGCATGAGTCATTGCAGTGATTGGTTTAATTCTAGGCCAAAATCTATCTATTTCTACAGATCATAACTGAGAAGACCTCCCTTACTTCTTGAACTCTGCAAGAACAGGGTATATGTTGTCGAAGGCAGTGTAGAAGTCATCCCTTTTCTTGGCTCCAGCGATCACAACGTTCCCAGAGACAAAGATAAGCAACACGAGCTTTGGCTGTTTCATGCGGTAGATAAGGCCAGGGAAGAGTTCAGGTTCGTAGGTGGAAAAGGCACCATGGGATGTGCAGGCAAACTTCTCAAGTCTGATAGTGAACTGAACATCGCAAGAGGCAACAATATTCTGAATCCTGAAGTCTCTAAACTTGGCAGGAAACCCTAGCTTCTGAATAATTCTTGCAAACTTCCTGGCAGCAAGTTTAGACTGCGCTTCGGTTTTTGCACCAGTGCAGACCATCTTGCCAGAGGCAAAAATCAAGGCAGTAGTTTTGGGATCTTTGATTCTCATAATCACAGCGGAGAAACGCTTAGGAAAGTACTCAGAATTGCGAGAATGCAGTGCTATGTGGTTAAGATCCAATACGCAGTCCAAATCTACTGTCGATACAATGTTCTGTGTGGTAGGAACTATACCTGAAGGGTTGTTCCTCCTGGCAGCCATATTCTCCTTCTCCTTGGGTTATTGTACTTCCAAAGATTTGATGTCTTTTTTCTTTACATAGAAAGCAAGAaacaatatgagaaattaaaacATGggattgtatatattttatttatttttctattgggATATGAATTTATctatctatctctatatatataaaattattttatatatatagagatagatagATAAATTCATATcccaatagaaaaataaataaaatatatccactttttaaattatttaaatattttaataagattcaaAATTTAGATAAAGATAGATAAAtagataaatttatatatatagagatagatagatagataaatTCATATcccaatagaaaaataaataaaatatatccagtttttaaattatttaaatattttaataagattcaaaatttaaaattattaatgttgcataattaattttatttattataaaaagataatatatttatatatgtattttttaataaactaataaaaacatttttaattgttatattatttttaatatgaaaattataattacaaaaaatatatataaagtcTACGGTGTAAAAAACACCTTattagaatttaaataaaattaggatatgttaataataataattagaaatttatatatatatatatatatatatatatatataaatttctaattattattattaacatatcctaattttatttgaattctaATAAGGTGGTTTTTACACCGTagactttatttctttcaaaGCAGGAAACTTTATCTTCAATAGCCAATAAAATCTTTAAAAGTTACATGATaaaacttttttaaaaaattacactTATAAAATTCGTGTGATCTTcatttatcaaataaaatatatagctatataattaaaattaatttatatatatatatatatatatatatatatatatatatatagataaatagataaatttatatatatagagatagattgATAAATTCACATcccaatagaaaaataaataaaatatatccactttttaaattatttaaaattttaataagattcaaaatttaaaattattaatttgcataattaattttatttattataaaaagataatatatttatatatttttttaataaactaataaaaacatttttaattgttatattatttttaatatgaaaattataattacaatatattatatatatatatatatatatatatatatatatatatatatatatatatatatatatatatttctaattattattattaacatatcctaattttatttgaattctaATAAGGTGTTTTTTACACCGTAGACTTATTACAAAGCAGGAAACTTTATCTTCAATAGCCAATAAAATCTTTAAAAATTACATGATAaaactttttaaaaaatttatacttataaaaTTTGTGTGATCTTcatttatcaaataaaatatatagctatataattaaaattaatttacacataattatctatctatctatctctctatatataaatttatctatttatctatctttatatatatatatatatatatatatatatatatatatatatatatatatatatatatatatatatatatatattatctatctatctatctctctatatataaatttatctatttatctatctttatatatatatagatagataaATTCATATcccaatagaaaaataaataaactatattcactttttaaattatttaaatattttaataagattcaaaatttaaaattattaatgttgcataattaattttatttattataaaaagataatatatttatatatatattttttaataaactaataaaaacatttttaattgttataatatttttaatatgaaaattataattacaatatatatatatatatatatatatatataaatttctaattattattattattaacatatcctaattttatttgaattctaATAAGGTGTTTTTTACACTGTAGACTTTTTTCAAAG
The Hevea brasiliensis isolate MT/VB/25A 57/8 chromosome 15, ASM3005281v1, whole genome shotgun sequence genome window above contains:
- the LOC131173866 gene encoding TATA-box-binding protein-like, whose translation is MAARRNNPSGIVPTTQNIVSTVDLDCVLDLNHIALHSRNSEYFPKRFSAVIMRIKDPKTTALIFASGKMVCTGAKTEAQSKLAARKFARIIQKLGFPAKFRDFRIQNIVASCDVQFTIRLEKFACTSHGAFSTYEPELFPGLIYRMKQPKLVLLIFVSGNVVIAGAKKRDDFYTAFDNIYPVLAEFKK